The following are encoded together in the Pseudomonas xantholysinigenes genome:
- a CDS encoding LTA synthase family protein, with the protein MRTSLAAPWRFLLLLCTTWLGIFILTRVVLLTAHADTFSGNSLSVFLGGALYDLSFLSYAALPLGLYLALCPGFLWRTRLHRWLLQGVLSASLFLMLFIAVAEWLFWDEFGVRFNFIAVDYLVYSKEVMDNIRESYPLPALLGSLALVTLLLTLLLRRPLLRALAGAPITSRQRLMGLGLLTGLGVVSVLVVDQQFPRGQGGNAYQRELASNGPYQFFAAFRNNELDYNQFYTSLGADMVGAQMHQELATANARLEAREPQDIRRHISARGALRKPNIILVTLESFSAKYMGSNGHPENLTPNLDALRSQSLYFNNFYATGTRTDRGLEAITLSIPPTPGRSIVKRIGREGGYASLGQQLTAIGYDAVYVYGGRGYFDNMNAFFSGNGYRIVDQSSVDENEISFKNAWGMADEDLYRQAIKLADTDHAAQKPFFLQLMTTSNHRPYTYPDGRIDLPSGDGREGAVKYTDYAIAQFLRQAKEKPWFDNTLFVIVADHTAGSAGKEDLPVNNYQIPLWIYAPKMIEPQENPQLASQIDLAPTLLGLLNLSYTSTFFGRDLLQDDDLPPRVLIGNYQHLGLFDGKDLAILSPRGGLRVHEDALGNSRETSVTEDNPLIRRAIAYYQSAAYGFSQGLLAWEPEEKGVAVSP; encoded by the coding sequence ATGCGCACCTCACTTGCCGCGCCCTGGCGCTTCCTGCTGTTACTCTGCACAACCTGGCTCGGCATTTTTATATTGACCCGCGTGGTTTTGCTGACCGCCCACGCCGACACGTTTAGCGGCAACTCACTGTCAGTGTTTCTCGGTGGTGCGTTGTATGACCTGAGCTTCCTAAGCTACGCCGCGCTGCCGCTGGGCCTGTACCTGGCGTTGTGCCCAGGATTCTTGTGGCGCACCCGCCTCCACCGCTGGCTGCTGCAAGGCGTGCTGTCGGCAAGCCTGTTCCTGATGCTGTTCATCGCGGTGGCCGAGTGGCTGTTCTGGGACGAGTTCGGCGTGCGCTTCAACTTTATCGCCGTGGACTACCTGGTGTACTCCAAGGAAGTGATGGACAACATCCGCGAGTCCTATCCGTTGCCCGCACTGCTGGGCAGCCTGGCGTTGGTGACACTGCTGCTCACCTTGCTGCTGCGCAGACCGCTGCTGCGCGCCCTTGCGGGTGCGCCGATCACCAGTCGTCAGCGCCTGATGGGCCTTGGCTTGCTGACCGGACTGGGAGTGGTGTCTGTGCTGGTGGTCGACCAGCAGTTCCCTCGTGGCCAGGGCGGCAACGCTTACCAGCGCGAGCTGGCCAGCAACGGTCCGTACCAGTTCTTTGCCGCCTTCCGCAACAACGAGCTCGACTACAACCAGTTCTACACCAGCCTTGGCGCCGACATGGTAGGCGCGCAAATGCATCAGGAGCTGGCCACCGCCAACGCTCGCCTGGAGGCCCGTGAGCCCCAGGACATCCGCCGTCACATCAGCGCCAGGGGAGCATTGCGCAAGCCCAACATCATCCTGGTGACCCTCGAGAGCTTCAGCGCCAAGTACATGGGCAGCAACGGCCACCCAGAAAACCTCACACCCAATCTCGATGCGCTGCGAAGCCAGAGCCTGTACTTCAATAACTTCTACGCCACCGGCACCCGCACCGACCGTGGCCTGGAAGCCATCACCCTGTCGATCCCTCCCACTCCGGGCCGTTCGATCGTCAAGCGCATCGGCCGGGAAGGCGGCTATGCCAGCCTGGGCCAACAGTTGACGGCGATCGGCTATGACGCCGTGTACGTCTATGGCGGGCGCGGCTACTTTGACAACATGAACGCCTTTTTCAGTGGCAATGGTTACCGCATCGTCGACCAGAGCAGCGTCGACGAGAACGAGATCAGCTTCAAGAACGCCTGGGGCATGGCCGACGAGGATCTGTATCGCCAGGCGATCAAGCTGGCGGATACCGACCACGCCGCGCAAAAGCCATTCTTCCTGCAGTTGATGACCACTTCCAACCATCGCCCGTACACCTATCCCGACGGCCGAATCGACCTCCCATCGGGCGACGGGCGCGAGGGCGCAGTGAAATACACCGACTACGCCATCGCCCAATTCCTGCGCCAGGCCAAAGAAAAACCCTGGTTCGACAATACCCTGTTCGTGATTGTCGCCGACCACACCGCGGGCAGCGCCGGCAAGGAGGACCTGCCGGTCAACAACTACCAGATCCCGCTGTGGATCTATGCGCCGAAAATGATCGAGCCGCAGGAGAACCCGCAACTGGCGAGCCAGATCGATCTGGCACCCACCCTGCTCGGCCTGCTCAACCTGAGCTACACCTCGACCTTCTTCGGCCGTGACCTGCTACAAGACGACGACCTTCCACCACGGGTGCTGATCGGCAACTACCAGCACCTGGGGCTTTTCGACGGCAAGGACCTGGCGATCCTCAGCCCTCGCGGCGGCCTGCGCGTACATGAAGATGCGCTGGGCAACAGCCGCGAGACTAGCGTGACTGAGGACAACCCGTTGATTCGCCGAGCGATCGCCTATTACCAGAGCGCCGCCTACGGCTTCAGCCAAGGATTGCTGGCGTGGGAGCCAGAAGAGAAAGGTGTCGCTGTCAGCCCTTGA
- a CDS encoding DUF808 domain-containing protein — MAGSSLLVLIDDIATVLDDVSLMTKVAAKKTAGVLGDDLALNAQQVTGVRADRELPVVWAVAKGSLVNKAILVPAALLISAFIPWAVTPLLMVGGAYLCFEGFEKLAHKFLHSKDDDEAQHEARKEALADANVDLVAYEKSKIKGAVRTDFILSAEIIAITLGIVADAPLSQQIVVLSGIAVVMTIGVYGLVGGIVKLDDLGLWMTQRASSLSRAVGNGILRAAPYMMKGLSVIGTAAMFLVGGGILVHGIAPLHHAIEAFSEGRGGALTGALLNGVAGVVAGAVVLALVSVLGKLWRRVRPAR; from the coding sequence ATGGCAGGAAGCAGTCTACTGGTATTGATCGACGACATCGCCACGGTGCTCGACGATGTCTCGCTGATGACCAAGGTCGCGGCGAAGAAGACCGCCGGGGTGCTGGGCGACGACCTGGCGCTCAACGCCCAGCAGGTCACCGGTGTGCGCGCCGATCGGGAGCTTCCGGTGGTCTGGGCGGTGGCCAAGGGCTCGCTGGTGAACAAGGCGATCCTGGTGCCGGCGGCGCTGTTGATCAGCGCCTTCATCCCCTGGGCGGTGACGCCGCTGTTGATGGTCGGCGGCGCCTACCTGTGCTTCGAGGGTTTCGAGAAGCTGGCGCACAAGTTCCTGCACAGCAAGGACGACGACGAGGCGCAGCACGAGGCGCGCAAGGAAGCCCTGGCCGACGCCAATGTCGACCTGGTGGCCTATGAGAAGAGCAAGATCAAGGGCGCGGTGCGCACCGACTTCATCCTCTCCGCCGAGATCATCGCGATTACCCTGGGCATCGTCGCCGACGCGCCGTTGAGCCAGCAGATCGTCGTGCTGTCGGGCATCGCGGTGGTCATGACCATCGGTGTCTATGGCCTGGTGGGCGGTATCGTCAAGCTCGATGACCTGGGGCTGTGGATGACGCAACGGGCATCGAGCCTGTCCCGCGCGGTCGGCAACGGCATCCTGCGCGCGGCGCCGTACATGATGAAAGGCTTGTCGGTGATCGGTACCGCTGCCATGTTCCTGGTCGGCGGCGGCATCCTGGTGCACGGCATCGCGCCGCTGCATCACGCCATCGAGGCGTTCAGCGAAGGGCGGGGCGGGGCGTTGACCGGGGCGCTGCTCAACGGCGTGGCCGGTGTAGTGGCCGGGGCCGTGGTGCTGGCGCTGGTGAGCGTGCTGGGCAAACTATGGCGGCGTGTGCGGCCTGCTCGCTGA
- a CDS encoding TetR/AcrR family transcriptional regulator has translation MSTIRERNKELILRAASEEFADKGFAATKTSDIAAKAGLPKPNVYYYFKSKENLYREVLESIIAPIMQASTPFNADGDPKEVLSAYIRSKIRISRDLPHASKVFASEIMHGAPHLSPRQVEQLNEQARHNIECIQRWLERGQIANVDPHHLMFSIWAATQTYADFDWQIAVVTGKAKLADDDYDAAAETIIRLVLKGCEPEAA, from the coding sequence ATGAGCACCATTCGCGAGCGCAACAAGGAACTGATCCTGCGCGCGGCCAGTGAAGAATTCGCCGACAAGGGCTTCGCCGCCACCAAGACCAGCGACATCGCGGCCAAGGCTGGCCTGCCCAAGCCGAACGTCTACTACTACTTCAAGTCGAAGGAAAACCTCTACCGCGAAGTGCTGGAGAGCATCATCGCGCCGATCATGCAGGCTTCGACGCCGTTCAACGCCGACGGTGATCCCAAAGAAGTGCTGAGCGCCTACATCCGCTCGAAGATCCGCATCTCCCGCGACCTGCCGCACGCCTCCAAGGTGTTCGCCAGCGAGATCATGCATGGCGCGCCGCACCTGTCGCCGCGCCAGGTCGAGCAGCTCAACGAGCAGGCCCGGCACAACATCGAATGCATCCAGCGCTGGCTCGAGCGTGGACAGATCGCCAACGTCGACCCGCACCACCTGATGTTCAGCATCTGGGCGGCGACCCAGACCTACGCGGATTTCGACTGGCAGATCGCCGTGGTGACCGGCAAGGCCAAGCTGGCCGACGACGATTACGATGCGGCGGCCGAGACCATCATTCGCCTGGTGCTCAAGGGCTGTGAGCCCGAGGCGGCCTGA
- a CDS encoding GlcG/HbpS family heme-binding protein, whose product MNALTLKVAVGVVNAALAAGRKINAAPLTVAVLDAGGHLLALQREDGASLLRPEVAIGKAWGAVALGKGSRLLALDSQQRPAFYAALNGLGERPVVPVPGGVLVRDQEGKVLGAVGISGDTSDIDEQCAISAIEEVGLTADAGVAA is encoded by the coding sequence ATGAACGCATTGACCCTGAAAGTCGCGGTTGGCGTGGTCAACGCCGCCCTTGCCGCGGGCCGCAAGATCAACGCCGCACCGCTGACCGTGGCGGTGCTCGACGCCGGCGGGCACCTGCTGGCCCTGCAGCGCGAGGACGGCGCCAGCCTGCTGCGCCCGGAGGTGGCCATCGGCAAGGCCTGGGGCGCGGTGGCCTTGGGCAAGGGTTCGCGCCTGCTGGCGCTGGATTCGCAGCAGCGCCCGGCGTTCTATGCCGCGCTGAACGGGCTGGGCGAGCGGCCGGTGGTGCCGGTGCCGGGTGGCGTGCTGGTACGTGACCAGGAGGGCAAGGTGCTGGGCGCGGTGGGGATCAGCGGGGATACGTCGGATATCGACGAGCAGTGCGCGATCAGTGCGATCGAAGAGGTGGGGCTGACGGCGGATGCGGGGGTTGCTGCGTAA
- the gcl gene encoding glyoxylate carboligase — MSKMRAIDAAVLVMRREGVDTAFGIPGAAINPLYSALKKVGGIDHVLARHVEGASHMAEGYTRANPGNIGVCIGTSGPAGTDMVTGLYSASADSIPILCITGQAPRARLHKEDFQAVDITSIVKPVTKWATTVLEPGQVPYAFQKAFYEMRTGRPGPVLIDLPFDVQMAEIEFDIDAYEPLPVHKPSATRVQAEKALALLNDAERPLLVAGGGIINADASDKLVEFAELTGVPVIPTLMGWGTIPDDHQLMVGMVGLQTSHRYGNATLLKSDLVFGIGNRWANRHTGSVDVYTEGRKFVHVDIEPTQIGRVFTPDLGIVSDAGKALDAFLEVAREWKAAGKLKCRKAWLADCQERKATLQRKTHFDNVPVKPQRVYEEMNQVFGKDTTYVSTIGLSQIAGAQFLHVYKPRHWINCGQAGPLGWTIPAALGVVKADPQRKVVALSGDYDFQFMIEELAVGAQFNLPYVHVLVNNAYLGLIRQAQRGFDMDYCVQLAFENINSTDAATYGVDHVAVVEGLGCKAIRVFEPAEIAPALLKAQKMAEEFRVPVVVEVILERVTNISMGTEINAVNEFEDLALVGNDAPTAISLLD; from the coding sequence ATGAGCAAAATGAGAGCAATCGATGCAGCCGTTCTGGTCATGCGCCGTGAAGGTGTAGATACCGCGTTCGGCATTCCAGGCGCCGCCATCAACCCGCTGTACTCGGCCCTGAAAAAAGTCGGTGGCATCGATCACGTCCTCGCTCGCCACGTCGAAGGTGCCTCGCACATGGCCGAGGGCTACACCCGCGCCAACCCGGGCAACATCGGCGTGTGCATCGGTACCTCCGGCCCTGCCGGCACCGACATGGTCACCGGCCTGTACAGTGCCTCGGCCGACTCTATCCCGATCCTCTGCATCACCGGCCAGGCCCCGCGCGCGCGCCTGCACAAGGAAGACTTCCAGGCTGTCGACATCACCAGCATCGTCAAGCCAGTCACCAAGTGGGCGACCACCGTCCTGGAGCCAGGCCAGGTGCCCTACGCCTTCCAGAAGGCCTTCTATGAAATGCGCACCGGCCGCCCAGGCCCGGTGCTGATCGACCTGCCGTTCGACGTGCAGATGGCCGAAATCGAATTCGACATCGACGCCTACGAGCCGCTGCCGGTGCACAAGCCGTCCGCCACCCGGGTACAGGCCGAAAAAGCCCTGGCTCTGCTCAATGACGCCGAGCGCCCGCTGCTGGTGGCCGGTGGTGGCATCATCAACGCCGACGCCAGCGACAAGCTGGTCGAGTTCGCCGAACTGACCGGCGTGCCAGTGATCCCGACCCTGATGGGCTGGGGCACCATCCCGGACGATCACCAACTGATGGTCGGCATGGTCGGCCTGCAGACCTCGCACCGTTACGGCAACGCCACCCTGCTCAAGTCCGACCTGGTGTTCGGCATCGGCAACCGCTGGGCCAACCGCCACACCGGCTCCGTCGACGTTTACACCGAAGGTCGCAAGTTCGTTCACGTCGACATCGAACCGACCCAGATCGGTCGCGTGTTCACCCCTGACCTGGGTATCGTTTCCGATGCCGGCAAGGCACTGGATGCGTTCCTCGAAGTGGCCCGCGAGTGGAAAGCCGCAGGCAAGCTGAAGTGCCGCAAGGCCTGGCTGGCAGACTGCCAGGAGCGCAAGGCGACCCTGCAGCGCAAGACCCACTTCGACAACGTGCCGGTCAAGCCGCAGCGCGTGTACGAAGAGATGAACCAGGTGTTCGGCAAGGACACCACCTACGTCAGCACCATCGGCCTGTCGCAGATCGCCGGCGCGCAGTTCCTGCACGTGTACAAGCCACGCCACTGGATCAACTGCGGCCAGGCCGGCCCGCTGGGCTGGACCATCCCTGCCGCCCTGGGCGTCGTAAAAGCCGATCCGCAACGCAAGGTGGTCGCGCTGTCCGGTGACTACGACTTCCAGTTCATGATCGAAGAGCTGGCGGTGGGCGCGCAGTTCAACCTGCCGTACGTCCACGTGCTGGTGAACAACGCCTACCTCGGCCTGATCCGCCAGGCCCAGCGTGGCTTCGACATGGATTACTGTGTACAACTGGCGTTCGAGAACATCAACTCCACCGACGCCGCCACCTACGGTGTCGACCACGTCGCCGTGGTCGAAGGCCTGGGCTGCAAGGCCATCCGCGTGTTCGAACCGGCCGAGATCGCCCCTGCCCTGCTCAAGGCGCAGAAGATGGCCGAAGAGTTCCGCGTGCCGGTGGTGGTCGAGGTGATCCTCGAGCGCGTCACCAACATTTCCATGGGCACCGAGATCAACGCGGTCAACGAGTTCGAAGACCTCGCCCTGGTCGGCAACGACGCGCCAACCGCCATCTCGCTGCTGGACTGA
- the hyi gene encoding hydroxypyruvate isomerase: MPRFAANLSMLFTEQDFLARFKAAADAGFSGVEYLFPYDFSAAEIKQQLDAHGLTQVLFNLPAGDWAKGERGITCHPDRVEEFRAGVDKAIEYAKVLGNTQVNALAGIRPQGPDCATLRKTFVENLRYAADKLKAAGIRLVMEMINTRDIPGFYLNTTQQALEIQAEVGSDNLFLQYDIYHMQIMEGDLARTLETNLKLINHVQLADNPGRHEPGTGEINYRFLFEHLDRIGYQGWVGAEYKPKTTTEAGLGWLKTHNAI; the protein is encoded by the coding sequence ATGCCTCGCTTCGCTGCCAACCTGTCCATGCTGTTCACCGAACAGGACTTCCTGGCCCGCTTCAAGGCTGCCGCCGATGCCGGTTTCAGCGGTGTCGAATACCTCTTCCCGTACGATTTCAGCGCAGCCGAAATCAAGCAGCAACTTGACGCCCACGGCCTGACCCAGGTGCTGTTCAACCTGCCGGCCGGCGATTGGGCCAAAGGTGAGCGCGGTATCACCTGCCACCCAGACCGCGTCGAAGAATTCCGCGCCGGCGTCGACAAGGCCATCGAATACGCCAAGGTGCTGGGCAACACCCAGGTCAACGCCCTGGCCGGCATTCGCCCGCAAGGCCCGGACTGCGCCACCTTACGCAAGACCTTCGTGGAAAACCTGCGCTACGCCGCCGACAAGCTCAAGGCCGCCGGTATCCGCCTGGTCATGGAAATGATCAACACCCGCGACATCCCAGGCTTCTACCTGAACACCACCCAGCAGGCCCTGGAAATCCAGGCCGAAGTGGGCAGCGACAACCTGTTCCTGCAGTACGACATCTACCACATGCAGATCATGGAAGGTGACCTGGCCCGCACCCTGGAAACCAACCTCAAGCTGATCAACCACGTGCAGCTGGCCGACAACCCTGGCCGCCACGAACCGGGCACTGGCGAGATCAACTACCGCTTCCTGTTCGAGCACCTGGACCGCATCGGCTACCAGGGCTGGGTGGGCGCGGAATACAAGCCCAAGACCACCACCGAAGCGGGCCTGGGCTGGCTCAAGACCCATAACGCGATCTGA
- a CDS encoding 2-hydroxy-3-oxopropionate reductase → MAKIGFLGTGIMGKPMAQNLQKAGHSIFVSTHHDAAPADLIAAGAVALANPKEVAQEAEFIIVMVPDTPQVESVLFGENGVAEGVGPSKVVIDMSSISPTATKAFAEKIKATGAAYLDAPVSGGEVGAKAATLSIMVGGCPKAFERALPLFEAMGKNITRVGGNGDGQTAKVANQIIVALNIQAVGEALLFAAKNGADPAKVREALMGGFASSKILEVHAERMIKGTFDPGFRINLHQKDLNLALQGAKELGINLPNTSNAQQVFSTCVALGGGNWDHSALIKGLEHMANFSIRDE, encoded by the coding sequence ATGGCTAAAATCGGTTTCCTCGGCACCGGCATCATGGGCAAGCCCATGGCCCAGAACCTGCAAAAGGCAGGTCACAGCATCTTCGTTTCCACCCACCACGACGCCGCCCCGGCCGACCTGATCGCCGCCGGCGCCGTGGCCCTGGCCAACCCGAAAGAGGTTGCCCAGGAAGCCGAATTCATCATCGTCATGGTGCCCGACACCCCGCAGGTCGAGAGCGTGCTGTTCGGTGAGAACGGCGTTGCCGAAGGCGTCGGCCCGAGCAAGGTGGTGATCGACATGAGCTCGATCTCGCCCACCGCCACCAAGGCCTTCGCCGAGAAGATCAAGGCCACCGGCGCCGCCTACCTGGACGCCCCGGTGTCCGGCGGCGAAGTCGGTGCCAAGGCCGCCACCCTGAGCATCATGGTCGGCGGCTGCCCGAAAGCCTTCGAGCGCGCCCTGCCGCTGTTCGAAGCCATGGGCAAGAACATCACCCGCGTCGGTGGCAATGGCGACGGCCAGACCGCCAAGGTCGCCAACCAGATCATCGTCGCCCTGAACATCCAGGCCGTCGGCGAAGCCCTGCTGTTCGCCGCCAAGAACGGCGCGGACCCAGCCAAGGTGCGCGAAGCGCTGATGGGCGGCTTCGCCTCGTCGAAGATCCTCGAAGTGCACGCCGAGCGCATGATCAAGGGCACCTTCGACCCAGGCTTCCGCATCAACCTGCACCAGAAGGACCTGAACCTGGCCCTGCAGGGCGCCAAGGAGCTGGGCATCAACCTGCCCAACACCTCCAACGCCCAGCAAGTGTTCAGCACTTGCGTGGCGCTGGGCGGCGGCAACTGGGACCACTCGGCGCTGATCAAGGGCCTGGAGCACATGGCCAACTTCTCGATCCGCGACGAATAA
- a CDS encoding glycerate kinase type-2 family protein, whose protein sequence is MSVDPQELLRELFDTAIAAAHPRQVLEPYLPADRSGRVIVIGAGKAAAAMAEVVEKSWQGEVSGLVVTRYGHGASCQKIEVVEAAHPVPDAAGLAVAKRVLELVSNLSEADRVIFLLSGGGSALLALPAEGLTLADKQQINKALLKSGATIGEMNCVRKHLSAIKGGRLAKACWPATVYTYAISDVPGDLATVIASGPTVADPSTSAEALAIIKRYNIDAPKAVIDWLNNPASETVKADDPALARSHFQLIAKPQQSLEAAAVKARQAGFSPLILGDLEGESREVAKVHAGIARQIVLHGQPLKAPCVILSGGETTVTVRGNGRGGRNAEFLLSLTESLKGLPGVYALAGDTDGIDGSEDNAGAFMTPDSYARAAALGLSASDELDNNNGYGYFAALDALIVTEPTRTNVNDFRAILILETPQS, encoded by the coding sequence ATGTCGGTCGATCCACAAGAACTCCTGCGCGAGCTGTTCGACACAGCCATCGCCGCCGCCCACCCCCGTCAGGTCCTCGAACCCTACCTGCCCGCCGACCGCAGCGGCCGGGTCATCGTCATCGGTGCCGGCAAGGCCGCCGCGGCCATGGCCGAAGTGGTCGAGAAAAGCTGGCAGGGCGAAGTCTCCGGCCTGGTGGTCACCCGCTACGGCCATGGCGCCAGCTGCCAGAAAATCGAGGTGGTCGAAGCCGCCCACCCGGTCCCCGATGCCGCCGGCCTGGCCGTGGCCAAGCGCGTGCTCGAGCTGGTCAGCAACCTGAGCGAAGCCGACCGCGTCATCTTCCTGCTGTCCGGTGGCGGTTCGGCCCTGCTGGCGCTGCCCGCCGAAGGCCTGACCCTGGCCGACAAGCAGCAGATCAACAAGGCCCTGCTGAAATCCGGCGCCACCATCGGCGAGATGAACTGCGTGCGCAAGCACCTCTCGGCGATCAAGGGTGGCCGCCTGGCCAAGGCCTGCTGGCCGGCCACGGTCTACACCTATGCCATCTCCGACGTGCCCGGCGACCTCGCCACGGTCATCGCCTCCGGCCCCACCGTGGCCGACCCGAGCACCTCGGCCGAGGCCCTGGCGATCATCAAGCGCTACAACATCGACGCGCCCAAGGCCGTTATCGACTGGCTCAACAACCCCGCCTCCGAGACCGTCAAGGCCGATGACCCGGCGCTGGCGCGCAGCCACTTCCAGCTGATCGCCAAACCCCAGCAGTCGCTGGAGGCCGCCGCGGTGAAAGCCCGCCAGGCCGGCTTCAGCCCGCTGATCCTCGGCGACCTGGAAGGCGAGTCGCGCGAAGTAGCCAAGGTGCATGCCGGTATCGCCCGGCAGATCGTCCTGCACGGCCAGCCGCTGAAGGCGCCCTGCGTGATCCTCTCCGGTGGCGAGACCACCGTCACCGTGCGCGGCAACGGGCGCGGCGGGCGCAACGCCGAGTTCCTGCTCAGCCTCACCGAAAGCCTCAAGGGCCTGCCGGGCGTGTATGCCCTGGCCGGCGACACCGATGGCATCGATGGCTCGGAAGACAACGCCGGCGCCTTCATGACCCCGGATAGCTACGCCCGCGCCGCAGCCCTGGGCCTGTCGGCCAGCGACGAACTGGACAACAACAACGGCTACGGCTATTTCGCCGCGCTTGATGCGCTGATCGTCACCGAGCCGACCCGCACCAACGTCAACGACTTCCGCGCCATCCTGATCCTCGAGACCCCGCAATCATGA
- the pyk gene encoding pyruvate kinase, whose translation MTPDKKVKILATLGPAINGIDDIRQLVEAGVNIFRLNFSHGEHADHALRYQWIREVEQQLNYPLGILMDLQGPKLRVGRFADGKVQLQRGQALRLDLDKTPGDSRRVNLPHPEIIAALEPGMDLLLDDGKLRLRVTAKHSDAIDTEVLNGGELSDRKGVNVPQAVLDLSPLTEKDRRDLAFGLELGVDWVALSFVQRPEDITEARQLIGERAYLMAKIEKPSAVEQLQAIAELSDAIMVARGDLGVEVPAESVPQIQKRIIGTCRQLGKPVVVATQMLESMRFSPAPTRAEVTDVANAVAEGADAVMLSAETASGDYPLEAVQMMSKIIRQVENGPDYQAQLDVGRPKAEATVSDAISCAIRRISGILPVAVLVNYSESGASTLRAARERPRAPILNLTPNLNTARRLSVTWGVHSVVNDRLRQVDEVVSTALEIAQAQGMASRGDTLLITAGVPFGKPGSTNTLRIETLV comes from the coding sequence ATGACGCCTGATAAAAAAGTCAAAATCCTCGCCACCCTCGGGCCTGCGATCAATGGCATCGATGACATTCGCCAGCTGGTCGAGGCCGGAGTGAACATCTTCCGCCTCAACTTCAGCCACGGCGAACATGCCGACCACGCCCTGCGCTACCAGTGGATCCGCGAAGTCGAGCAGCAGCTCAACTACCCACTGGGCATCCTCATGGACCTGCAAGGGCCGAAGCTGCGCGTGGGCCGTTTCGCCGACGGCAAGGTCCAGTTGCAACGCGGCCAGGCCCTGCGCCTGGACCTGGACAAGACCCCGGGCGACAGCCGCCGGGTCAACCTGCCGCACCCGGAGATCATCGCCGCGCTGGAGCCGGGCATGGACCTGCTGCTCGATGACGGCAAGCTGCGCCTGCGGGTCACCGCCAAGCACAGCGACGCCATCGACACCGAAGTGCTCAACGGTGGCGAGCTGTCCGACCGCAAGGGCGTCAACGTACCGCAAGCGGTGCTGGACCTCTCCCCGCTTACCGAGAAGGACCGCCGCGACCTGGCCTTCGGCCTGGAACTGGGGGTCGACTGGGTGGCGCTGTCGTTCGTGCAGCGCCCCGAAGACATCACCGAGGCGCGCCAGTTGATCGGTGAACGCGCCTACCTGATGGCCAAGATCGAGAAGCCTTCGGCGGTCGAGCAGCTGCAGGCCATCGCCGAGCTGTCCGACGCGATCATGGTCGCCCGTGGCGACCTGGGCGTGGAAGTGCCGGCCGAAAGCGTGCCGCAGATCCAGAAACGCATCATCGGCACCTGCCGTCAGCTGGGCAAGCCGGTGGTGGTGGCCACCCAGATGCTCGAGTCGATGCGCTTCTCCCCGGCGCCGACCCGCGCCGAGGTCACCGACGTGGCCAACGCCGTGGCCGAAGGCGCCGATGCGGTGATGCTGTCGGCCGAGACCGCCTCGGGCGACTACCCGCTGGAAGCGGTGCAGATGATGAGCAAGATCATCCGCCAGGTGGAGAACGGCCCGGACTACCAGGCCCAGCTCGACGTCGGCCGGCCCAAGGCCGAGGCCACCGTGTCCGACGCCATCAGCTGCGCGATCCGTCGCATCAGCGGCATCCTGCCGGTAGCGGTGCTGGTCAACTACAGCGAGTCGGGGGCCTCGACCCTGCGCGCCGCCCGCGAGCGGCCACGGGCGCCGATCCTCAACCTGACGCCGAACCTCAACACCGCGCGGCGGCTGAGCGTGACCTGGGGCGTGCACTCGGTGGTCAACGATCGCCTGCGCCAGGTCGACGAGGTGGTCTCCACCGCACTGGAGATCGCCCAGGCGCAAGGCATGGCCAGCCGAGGCGACACGCTGCTGATCACCGCCGGTGTGCCTTTCGGCAAGCCGGGTTCGACTAACACCTTGCGGATCGAGACCTTGGTTTGA